A stretch of Rhodoferax potami DNA encodes these proteins:
- a CDS encoding FAD-binding oxidoreductase, whose protein sequence is MNAPTALNHLLPQVNLREVPAALLEALKARFGDQLSTALVVREQHGRDESAFDVPPPSAVVFAQNTQDVSDAVKLAAQYLVPVIPFGVGSSLEGHLLAVQGGISLDVSRMNKVLSINAEDLTVTVQPGVTRKQLNDEIKSTGLFFPIDPGADATIGGMSATRASGTNAVRYGTMRENVLALEVVTASGEIIRTGTRAKKSSAGYDLTRLMVGSEGTLGVITEVTVKLYPLPEAVMAATCSFNSLADAVNTTIQLIQLGVPIARCELLDENTIRMVNAHSKLTLREGAMLLMEFHGSPEGVKEQMQTVQDIAAEFGGAAFEWAETPEERTRLWTARHNAYFAGIQSRPGCKAITTDTCVPISSLADALLDSVTEAQEAGLPFFLVGHVGDGNFHMGYLIDPAIPAERELAEQLNHQLVARALKLGGTCTGEHGVGLHKQGFLVEETGNGAVEMMRTIKRALDPHNILNPGKIFAL, encoded by the coding sequence ATGAACGCCCCCACCGCCCTGAACCACCTGTTGCCCCAAGTGAACCTGCGCGAAGTGCCCGCTGCTTTGCTGGAGGCCCTCAAGGCCCGCTTTGGCGATCAGCTCTCAACCGCGCTGGTGGTGCGCGAGCAGCACGGGCGTGATGAGTCGGCCTTTGACGTGCCGCCACCCTCGGCGGTGGTGTTCGCGCAAAACACACAAGACGTGAGCGATGCGGTGAAGCTGGCGGCGCAATACCTGGTGCCGGTGATTCCCTTCGGCGTGGGCTCTTCGCTCGAAGGCCACCTGCTGGCGGTGCAAGGTGGCATCAGCCTGGATGTGAGCCGCATGAACAAGGTGCTCTCCATCAACGCCGAGGACCTGACCGTCACCGTGCAGCCCGGCGTGACACGCAAGCAGCTCAATGACGAGATCAAATCCACCGGCCTCTTCTTCCCCATCGACCCCGGCGCGGATGCCACCATTGGCGGCATGAGCGCCACCCGTGCCAGCGGAACCAACGCGGTGCGCTACGGCACCATGCGCGAAAACGTGCTGGCTCTGGAAGTGGTGACCGCCAGCGGAGAAATCATCCGCACCGGCACCCGCGCCAAGAAGAGCAGCGCCGGCTACGACCTGACCCGCCTGATGGTGGGCAGTGAAGGCACGCTGGGCGTGATCACCGAAGTCACCGTCAAGCTCTACCCGCTGCCCGAGGCGGTGATGGCAGCCACCTGCTCATTCAACAGTCTGGCAGACGCAGTCAACACCACGATCCAGCTCATTCAACTCGGCGTGCCGATAGCACGCTGCGAGCTGCTGGACGAAAACACCATCCGCATGGTTAATGCGCACTCCAAGCTCACGCTGCGCGAAGGCGCCATGCTGCTGATGGAGTTCCACGGCTCGCCCGAAGGCGTGAAAGAACAGATGCAGACCGTGCAGGACATTGCAGCCGAGTTCGGCGGTGCCGCGTTCGAGTGGGCCGAAACGCCTGAAGAGCGCACCCGCTTGTGGACCGCGCGGCACAACGCCTACTTTGCCGGTATTCAGTCGCGCCCGGGCTGCAAGGCCATCACCACCGACACTTGCGTGCCCATCTCCAGCCTGGCCGACGCGCTCTTGGACAGTGTGACCGAGGCCCAAGAGGCGGGTCTGCCCTTCTTCCTGGTCGGCCACGTGGGCGACGGCAATTTCCACATGGGCTACCTGATTGACCCGGCCATTCCGGCCGAGCGTGAGTTGGCCGAGCAGCTCAACCACCAGCTGGTGGCGCGCGCGCTCAAGCTGGGCGGCACCTGCACCGGCGAGCACGGCGTGGGCCTGCACAAGCAAGGCTTTTTGGTGGAGGAAACCGGCAATGGCGCGGTGGAGATGATGCGCACCATCAAGCGCGCGCTGGACCCGCACAACATCCTGAATCCCGGCAAAATTTTTGCGCTATAA
- a CDS encoding HD-GYP domain-containing protein: MTETNPAPLVDVHEALHAAQVVVFALATLAELRDSDTESHLIRVQQYVRALCGELQKNPAYADTLTPAYVETLAGSVPMYDMGTVGIPDRILLKPGRLTPDEIAIMRTHTTLGHDALVRAEKTLGRASPLLTVAKELALCHQEKWDGTGYPKGLWAEQIPLSARIVALADVFDALISNKVYKDGVSHDRAVQIITEGRGVHFDPAVVDAFLEVHEVFRSIAVRHADTNADMQQKIEYMANAIAEVAVL; this comes from the coding sequence CCATGAAGCCTTGCACGCCGCGCAGGTCGTGGTGTTTGCGTTGGCCACTCTGGCGGAGTTGCGCGACTCTGACACCGAGAGCCACCTCATCCGAGTGCAACAGTATGTGCGGGCCCTGTGCGGCGAGCTGCAAAAGAACCCCGCCTATGCCGACACACTGACACCGGCGTATGTCGAGACCCTTGCGGGCAGCGTGCCGATGTACGACATGGGCACCGTGGGTATTCCCGACCGGATCTTGCTCAAGCCCGGGCGCCTGACGCCGGATGAAATCGCCATCATGCGCACCCACACCACGCTCGGTCACGACGCCTTGGTGCGGGCGGAGAAAACCCTGGGCAGGGCATCGCCCTTGTTGACCGTTGCCAAAGAGTTGGCGCTGTGCCACCAGGAGAAATGGGACGGCACCGGCTACCCCAAAGGCCTGTGGGCGGAGCAAATTCCGCTGTCGGCGCGCATTGTGGCGCTGGCAGACGTGTTCGATGCGTTGATCAGCAACAAGGTCTACAAAGATGGTGTGTCGCACGACCGGGCGGTGCAAATCATCACCGAAGGGCGGGGAGTGCACTTCGACCCTGCTGTTGTAGATGCTTTTTTGGAAGTACACGAAGTCTTTCGCAGCATTGCGGTGCGCCATGCGGATACCAATGCTGACATGCAGCAGAAAATCGAATACATGGCCAACGCGATTGCCGAGGTCGCGGTTCTTTGA
- a CDS encoding LemA family protein translates to MGVMFWVVLAVAVFYLISLYNGLVEVKNAVSKAWANIDVLLKQRHDELPKLIDTCKQYMQHEQATLEKVIAARAKVSNARESQDVAAVGRAETGLRSGLGQLFALAESYPDLKANEQFVQLQARISSLENSIADRREFYNESVNINNVRIEQFPGVLVARLFNFKAFELLKFTAEELTDVDVSARFKA, encoded by the coding sequence ATGGGCGTGATGTTTTGGGTGGTTTTGGCGGTCGCGGTGTTTTACCTGATCAGCCTCTACAACGGGCTGGTGGAGGTCAAAAACGCGGTGTCCAAAGCATGGGCCAACATCGATGTGCTGCTCAAACAGCGCCATGACGAGTTGCCCAAGCTGATCGACACCTGCAAGCAATACATGCAGCACGAGCAAGCCACCCTGGAGAAGGTGATTGCAGCCAGGGCCAAGGTGTCCAATGCGCGCGAGTCGCAAGACGTGGCCGCAGTGGGCCGGGCCGAGACCGGTTTGCGCAGCGGCCTGGGCCAGTTGTTTGCATTGGCCGAGAGCTACCCCGACCTGAAAGCCAACGAGCAGTTTGTGCAACTGCAAGCGCGTATCAGCAGCCTGGAAAACAGCATCGCCGACCGGCGCGAGTTTTACAACGAGTCGGTCAATATCAACAACGTGCGCATCGAGCAGTTTCCCGGTGTGCTGGTGGCGCGACTCTTCAACTTCAAGGCGTTTGAACTGCTCAAGTTCACCGCCGAAGAACTCACCGACGTGGACGTCAGCGCCCGATTCAAAGCCTGA